In one Plutella xylostella chromosome 20, ilPluXylo3.1, whole genome shotgun sequence genomic region, the following are encoded:
- the LOC105392662 gene encoding uncharacterized protein LOC105392662, protein MSNQRSTIDRRRRGNNSKNMDKVFVPQTMDTIERIEKIQNVVGVLFFQNDNLEMSSVPESLAQTVAVKLPPLYHMVTRAVTEIDVLDDVVALRIVSRNLEIMVVMDCQFVTCAVQKTNSGTHRRRKKRTGFINMSSATGRLKAKDENLIKMTTSINKSNPMIDRIVNDESVEGYVMTNDQGTPILTTFTSGAAVKFGASLQQLGLMASSSIKDLNTLDEIIILRMVTRKYEIMVAPHSDFNIMVVQHARHKSKKKKM, encoded by the exons ATGTCCAATCAAAGATCGACCATCGATCGGAGAAGAAGGGGAAATAATTCGAAAAACATGGACAAA GTATTTGTTCCACAAACAATGGACACGATTGAACGtatagaaaaaatacaaaacgtTGTTGGGGTACTGTTTTTCCAAAATG ACAATCTAGAGATGTCTAGTGTTCCGGAGAGTCTAGCTCAAACTGTAGCTGTGAAATTACCGCCATTATATCACATGGTTACGAGGGCAGTTACGGAAATT GATGTGTTAGACGACGTGGTCGCGCTCCGGATCGTGTCTCGGAACCTGGAGATCATGGTGGTCATGGACTGTCAGTTTGTGACCTGCGCCGTGCAGAAAACCAACTCCGGTACACACAGGAGGAGGAAGAAGAGAACTGGG tttataaatatgagtTCAGCTACAGGACGTTTAAAAGCTAAAGATGAAAACTTAATCAAAATG accacCTCCATAAACAAGTCCAACCCGATGATAGATCGAATCGTCAACGATGAGTCCGTAGAGGGATACGTGATGACAAATGATCAAG GTACACCAATTCTCACGACCTTCACCTCAGGGGCTGCTGTCAAATTCGGCGCAAGTCTGCAGCAACTGGGGCTCATGGCCAGCTCTTCCATAAAAGATTTG AATACACTggatgaaataataatactgaGGATGGTGACAAGGAAATATGAAATCATGGTGGCCCCTCACTCGGACTTCAACATCATGGTCGTCCAACACGCTAGGCACAAGTcgaaaaagaagaaaatgtaA